The following coding sequences lie in one Mesorhizobium sp. DCY119 genomic window:
- a CDS encoding phasin family protein — MMQSFEDTSKFGKEFMDNSLKSFASVSKSAQAIAAEAGEYSKKSFESGSAALEKVMSSGSLEKALEIQTDYAKQAYEGFVAEATKLGELYADLAKEAYKPFESIVAKAK; from the coding sequence ATGATGCAGTCGTTTGAAGACACGAGCAAATTCGGCAAGGAATTCATGGACAACAGCCTGAAGAGCTTTGCGTCCGTCTCCAAGAGCGCGCAGGCGATCGCTGCCGAAGCGGGCGAGTATTCCAAGAAGTCGTTCGAGAGTGGTTCTGCTGCGCTTGAAAAAGTGATGTCGTCGGGTTCCCTGGAAAAGGCTCTCGAGATCCAGACCGACTACGCCAAGCAGGCTTATGAAGGCTTTGTTGCCGAGGCTACCAAGCTCGGGGAACTCTATGCCGATCTCGCCAAGGAGGCTTACAAGCCTTTCGAATCGATCGTTGCCAAGGCGAAGTAA
- the clpS gene encoding ATP-dependent Clp protease adapter ClpS: protein MQNGQDGGNGPGRGTAVITRTKTKTKKPSLYRVLILNDDYTPMEFVIHILERFFQKDREAATRIMLHVHNHGVGECGVYTFEVAETKVSQVMDFARQNQHPLQCVMEKK, encoded by the coding sequence ATGCAAAATGGCCAGGACGGGGGCAATGGCCCCGGCCGAGGCACAGCCGTAATCACGCGCACGAAGACCAAGACAAAGAAGCCCAGCCTTTATCGGGTTCTGATCCTCAACGACGACTATACGCCGATGGAATTCGTCATCCATATTCTGGAACGGTTTTTCCAGAAGGATCGCGAAGCCGCTACCCGCATCATGCTGCATGTTCACAATCATGGCGTCGGTGAATGCGGGGTCTATACATTTGAAGTGGCCGAGACCAAAGTGTCCCAGGTCATGGATTTTGCCCGTCAGAATCAACATCCGCTGCAATGCGTGATGGAGAAGAAATGA
- a CDS encoding DnaJ domain-containing protein — protein MSLLLGILSLAMLLLVAGTIFLRAEPASLARTATLAGPIAVGLMGVVFLLVGRAGFGGMLLSAAFAWYSAGRMRASKKKTPGKRSTVRTAALEMELDHDSGVLEGMVLAGRHEQKMLSAMSLKELKELYADLSGDQESRQLLETYLDGRFPVWREDADAHGGDGHGIPPGSGAMTKEEAYKILGLETGATAADIRKAHRRLMQRLHPDLGGTSFLAARINEAKDVLLTNHH, from the coding sequence ATGAGCCTTCTGCTTGGAATCCTGAGCCTTGCGATGCTGCTGCTGGTGGCAGGCACGATTTTTCTGCGCGCCGAACCCGCCAGCCTTGCCAGAACGGCGACGCTCGCTGGTCCTATCGCCGTCGGGCTTATGGGTGTGGTGTTTCTACTTGTCGGTCGCGCCGGTTTCGGCGGCATGCTGCTTTCGGCAGCTTTCGCCTGGTATTCCGCGGGACGCATGCGCGCGTCAAAGAAAAAGACGCCGGGAAAGCGCTCGACTGTGCGCACGGCCGCACTTGAGATGGAGCTCGATCACGACAGCGGCGTGCTGGAAGGCATGGTGCTTGCCGGCCGGCACGAGCAGAAGATGCTGAGCGCCATGTCACTGAAGGAACTCAAGGAACTCTACGCAGACCTCTCCGGTGACCAGGAGAGCCGTCAATTGCTAGAGACTTATCTTGATGGCCGGTTTCCCGTCTGGCGCGAAGACGCGGATGCGCACGGTGGCGACGGGCATGGTATTCCGCCAGGTTCTGGCGCCATGACTAAGGAGGAGGCCTACAAGATCCTTGGTCTTGAAACGGGGGCCACCGCGGCGGATATCCGCAAGGCGCACCGCCGCCTGATGCAGCGCTTGCACCCCGATCTCGGAGGCACGTCTTTCCTGGCGGCGCGGATCAACGAAGCCAAGGACGTCTTGCTCACCAATCACCATTAG
- a CDS encoding D-alanyl-D-alanine carboxypeptidase, which yields MRQAFAGIALRKVFSAKSAIAAFLAITMCVAAVGSAAADARYAAIVVDANTGKTLFSANSESRRFPASLTKMMTLYLTFEALSRGKINKDTRVPFSAQASAQPPTKIGVKAGGSVTVETAIYALVTKSANDAATALAELLGGSQDNFARIMTAKARSLGMNSTVFRNANGLPNSAQFTTARDMATLGIALKEHYPQYYGYFSTRSFTYGRQRMPNHNRLLGRIKGVDGIKTGYTNASGFNLVSSVSDGNRRIVAVVMGGASGAARDNHMADLIKKYLPQASNGGKGGPLIASATTSPIGAIAKVLLPKHDAPTPDTRPGADIVVAADEAPAVVKRKVARTPETVAAPVMQAYADPAPRPQAEVEEVAEQRTAAVDQAVAIQQEVDPAHTASVGPSGWAIQVASSPSREEAQAFLSKASQQAPKLLSDAAAFTVQFEKGGVTYHRARFGGFGTKTAAWDACAALKKKKIACYAIQNN from the coding sequence GTGCGTCAAGCGTTTGCAGGCATTGCTCTCCGAAAAGTATTCTCCGCAAAATCCGCAATCGCAGCCTTTCTCGCCATTACGATGTGCGTGGCGGCAGTCGGCTCGGCGGCGGCGGATGCGAGATATGCTGCGATCGTCGTCGATGCGAATACCGGCAAAACGCTGTTTTCGGCGAATTCGGAATCGCGACGTTTTCCGGCATCGCTGACCAAGATGATGACGCTGTACCTGACCTTCGAAGCGCTCTCGCGCGGCAAGATCAACAAGGACACCCGCGTCCCCTTCTCCGCCCAGGCATCCGCGCAGCCGCCGACGAAGATCGGTGTGAAGGCAGGCGGCTCGGTCACTGTCGAAACCGCGATCTACGCACTCGTTACCAAATCGGCCAATGACGCCGCCACCGCGCTTGCCGAACTCCTCGGCGGCTCGCAGGACAATTTCGCACGTATCATGACCGCCAAGGCGCGCAGCCTCGGCATGAACAGCACCGTTTTCCGTAACGCCAACGGCCTCCCGAACTCGGCCCAGTTCACCACCGCTCGCGACATGGCCACGCTCGGCATCGCGCTGAAAGAGCACTATCCGCAGTATTACGGCTATTTCTCCACCCGCTCCTTCACTTATGGCCGGCAGCGCATGCCGAACCACAATCGCCTGCTTGGCCGCATTAAGGGCGTGGATGGCATCAAGACCGGCTATACGAATGCTTCCGGTTTCAATCTGGTCTCGTCGGTTTCCGACGGCAACCGCCGCATCGTCGCGGTGGTGATGGGCGGCGCCAGCGGTGCTGCCCGCGACAACCACATGGCCGACCTGATCAAGAAGTATCTGCCCCAGGCTTCCAACGGCGGCAAGGGCGGCCCGCTTATCGCCAGCGCCACCACCTCGCCGATCGGTGCGATTGCCAAGGTGCTGCTGCCCAAGCATGACGCGCCGACGCCGGATACACGCCCCGGTGCCGATATCGTGGTTGCGGCCGATGAAGCGCCGGCCGTGGTCAAGCGCAAGGTTGCACGCACGCCGGAAACAGTCGCCGCTCCTGTCATGCAGGCCTATGCCGATCCTGCGCCAAGGCCACAGGCTGAGGTCGAAGAAGTTGCTGAACAGCGTACGGCTGCAGTCGATCAGGCAGTTGCCATCCAGCAGGAAGTCGATCCGGCCCATACCGCATCTGTCGGCCCGTCCGGCTGGGCGATCCAGGTTGCTTCGTCGCCGAGCCGCGAAGAAGCCCAGGCATTCCTTTCCAAGGCCAGCCAGCAGGCTCCCAAGCTTCTTTCCGACGCCGCGGCCTTCACCGTCCAGTTCGAGAAGGGTGGCGTGACCTACCACCGCGCACGCTTCGGCGGCTTCGGCACCAAGACTGCCGCGTGGGACGCCTGCGCTGCTCTGAAGAAGAAGAAAATCGCCTGCTACGCAATTCAGAACAACTGA